The following proteins come from a genomic window of Pyxidicoccus sp. MSG2:
- a CDS encoding fibril protein: MFALRFACAGLLFLTACASSNKSVAPVRESRAPVREGGAYGFGPEDPVRVGWGNEGMMAFLELLRGPEGQRVAWRRLGPSQGLEVFEVTYEGLAAPVQLYLDPLNSGAIRAPSGFSIEGLTSREPLPPEERPQVIEL, translated from the coding sequence ATGTTCGCGCTTCGCTTTGCCTGCGCAGGGCTGCTGTTCCTGACGGCGTGTGCCTCATCCAACAAATCCGTGGCACCGGTCCGCGAGTCACGCGCCCCGGTGCGGGAGGGAGGCGCCTATGGCTTCGGACCGGAGGACCCGGTCCGGGTGGGCTGGGGGAATGAGGGGATGATGGCCTTCCTCGAATTGCTCCGCGGCCCCGAGGGCCAGCGGGTGGCCTGGCGCCGCCTGGGCCCGAGCCAGGGGCTGGAGGTGTTCGAGGTGACGTACGAGGGCCTCGCCGCGCCCGTCCAGCTCTACCTGGACCCGCTCAACAGCGGCGCCATCCGCGCGCCCTCGGGCTTCAGCATCGAGGGCCTCACGTCCCGCGAGCCCCTGCCGCCCGAGGAGCGGCCCCAGGTCATCGAGCTGTAG